A stretch of Desulfobacter hydrogenophilus DNA encodes these proteins:
- a CDS encoding ATP-dependent zinc protease encodes MKKYILILICSTLFLSMFSMPVESKEIIGWLEMIRVYPGNLKLRAKMDTGAKGSAINAYNLKKFDRGKAAWVSFELRDNSKKTNIKQIFLEKKVINTIRIKRKGGGLEERPVVNMEICLGGVHKKIKMSLMDRSNFNYQILIGRRDLENDFIIDPSAIFTHKPMCKVPRDKQ; translated from the coding sequence ATGAAAAAATATATATTGATACTGATCTGTTCCACCCTCTTTTTGTCTATGTTTTCCATGCCGGTTGAAAGCAAGGAAATCATCGGATGGCTTGAAATGATCCGTGTGTACCCTGGAAATCTAAAACTGCGTGCAAAAATGGATACCGGCGCAAAGGGGTCTGCAATTAATGCATATAACCTGAAAAAGTTTGACCGGGGGAAAGCAGCATGGGTAAGTTTTGAGCTGAGGGACAATTCAAAAAAAACAAACATCAAACAAATTTTTCTTGAAAAAAAAGTGATTAACACCATCAGAATCAAGCGCAAAGGCGGAGGCCTTGAAGAACGTCCGGTTGTCAATATGGAGATCTGCTTAGGCGGCGTTCATAAAAAAATTAAAATGAGTCTGATGGACAGAAGCAATTTCAACTATCAGATCTTGATCGGAAGGAGAGACTTAGAGAATGATTTTATCATTGATCCTTCTGCCATCTTTACCCATAAACCGATGTGCAAGGTGCCGCGGGATAAACAATGA
- a CDS encoding inactive transglutaminase family protein — MKKIQLLILSGMLILLGSGIFIFKYHFLNFPLTPDKTSNLWDIEIRLSVDADNTSLKASLFLPGESENFTIISEQFLSGKYGLITTKKNNNRKAVWSIRKIKGKQDLYYRVLVQKTANKKPGQLKPGEISAPSFDEPYLSAANRLWNNIYEHSADLNTVIGNLFKHLNSPGIDENVALLLGKKPASTTQKIETAVKLLALAGIPAQLVHGFDLKKETLQVEMVSWLEVYYQKKWKSYNPDNSGGDIPESYIAWWRGSEPLYKIWGGKNRHTQITAQKNETEAIQNAIVQNKLTSPHFFKFSLLNLPIQNQIIYRVILLIPLGALLVVIFRNIIGIKTFGTFMPVLIALSFRETQLLWGIILFSLIIAIGLAIRFYLENLKLLVVPRLSAILIAVIIIIAGLNIFTYNMGLPLGLSVSLFPIVILAMAIERMSIVWDERGPGEALSQGLGTLFVSAVIYYVIKNQIVEHIMFFFPELLFILFGITLLLGRYSGFRLIELYRFKEFIRKTNNV; from the coding sequence ATGAAAAAAATTCAACTACTTATTTTATCGGGTATGCTTATCCTTCTTGGGTCCGGAATTTTCATTTTTAAATACCATTTTCTGAACTTTCCCCTTACACCTGACAAAACATCTAACCTCTGGGATATTGAAATCAGGCTGTCGGTGGATGCTGATAACACATCCTTAAAAGCCAGCCTGTTTTTACCCGGTGAATCTGAAAATTTTACCATTATTTCAGAACAGTTCCTGTCGGGAAAATACGGTCTGATCACAACAAAAAAGAACAACAATCGAAAGGCCGTCTGGTCCATCCGAAAAATAAAAGGAAAACAGGACCTATATTACCGGGTTCTTGTCCAGAAAACAGCCAATAAAAAGCCCGGACAATTAAAACCCGGAGAAATATCAGCCCCTTCGTTTGACGAGCCTTACTTAAGTGCAGCAAACAGATTATGGAATAATATTTATGAACATTCCGCAGACTTGAATACCGTTATTGGGAATTTATTCAAGCACCTGAATTCCCCCGGGATTGATGAAAATGTTGCCTTACTGTTAGGAAAAAAACCCGCTTCAACAACACAAAAGATTGAAACCGCCGTCAAATTGCTGGCATTGGCAGGCATTCCCGCCCAACTGGTTCACGGTTTTGATTTAAAAAAAGAAACCCTTCAGGTGGAAATGGTAAGCTGGCTGGAAGTATATTATCAGAAAAAATGGAAAAGCTATAATCCTGACAATTCAGGCGGTGATATCCCGGAAAGTTATATCGCTTGGTGGAGAGGCTCTGAGCCCCTGTATAAAATCTGGGGAGGAAAAAATCGCCATACCCAGATAACTGCCCAGAAAAATGAGACTGAAGCAATTCAAAACGCCATTGTGCAAAACAAACTCACATCTCCCCATTTTTTCAAATTTTCATTACTGAACCTGCCTATCCAGAACCAGATCATATACCGTGTGATACTGCTGATTCCTTTAGGTGCGTTACTGGTGGTGATTTTTAGAAATATTATCGGAATTAAAACATTCGGAACCTTCATGCCGGTTCTGATTGCACTCTCTTTCAGGGAAACCCAACTGCTGTGGGGAATCATCCTGTTTTCACTTATTATTGCTATCGGCCTTGCCATTCGGTTTTACCTGGAAAACTTGAAACTGCTTGTTGTCCCCAGATTATCAGCAATATTAATTGCTGTTATCATCATCATAGCAGGCTTAAATATCTTCACCTATAATATGGGTCTGCCTCTTGGATTATCTGTATCCCTTTTCCCTATTGTTATTCTGGCCATGGCGATAGAAAGAATGTCCATAGTCTGGGATGAAAGAGGGCCCGGAGAAGCCCTGAGCCAAGGCCTTGGGACATTGTTTGTATCTGCTGTGATTTATTATGTGATCAAAAATCAAATTGTTGAACATATCATGTTTTTTTTCCCGGAACTGCTTTTCATCCTGTTTGGCATCACCCTTCTGCTGGGACGGTATTCAGGTTTCCGCCTGATTGAGCTATACCGTTTCAAGGAATTTATCAGGAAAACAAATAATGTTTAA
- a CDS encoding alpha-L-glutamate ligase-like protein, with protein MFNYFKLLSQKGVLGINNRNANYTLKYNSRNKYPLVDNKLKTKQLAIEAGIPVPELYAVIEIERQIQDIDDIIKDQDAFVVKPACGSGGNGIVVIADRARDMYRKASGNVLTSNELRYHISNILSGLYSLGGQSDKAIIEYRVQPDLIFEPISYMGVPDIRIIVFFGIPVMSMVRLPTRMSDGKANLHQGAIGAGINIATGITLSAVWKDIIITRHPDTGQPVTNIKIPFWEKLLDIASRCYEITGLAYQGVDIVLDKNQGPMILELNARPGLNIQIANQSGLLKRLKWIEQHRHELNSMDDKVQFAVRHFKQ; from the coding sequence ATGTTTAACTATTTTAAACTACTTTCACAAAAAGGTGTTCTGGGCATTAACAATAGAAATGCAAACTATACCCTGAAATATAACAGCCGAAACAAATATCCCCTTGTTGATAATAAATTAAAGACAAAGCAGCTTGCCATAGAAGCCGGCATTCCGGTTCCCGAGCTTTATGCCGTCATAGAAATCGAACGTCAGATCCAGGATATTGACGATATTATAAAGGATCAAGATGCCTTTGTCGTTAAACCTGCTTGCGGTAGCGGCGGCAACGGAATTGTGGTGATTGCTGACCGTGCAAGGGATATGTACCGGAAAGCAAGCGGAAACGTTCTGACTTCTAATGAACTCAGATATCATATTTCCAATATTTTAAGCGGCCTGTACAGTCTTGGCGGACAATCCGATAAAGCCATTATTGAGTACCGGGTACAGCCGGATCTGATATTTGAGCCCATTTCTTATATGGGGGTTCCAGATATCCGCATTATTGTTTTCTTCGGTATCCCGGTCATGTCAATGGTGCGTCTGCCCACCCGGATGTCAGACGGCAAAGCCAATCTCCATCAAGGCGCTATCGGTGCAGGAATCAATATTGCGACAGGTATCACGCTTTCTGCTGTCTGGAAAGATATCATTATCACCAGACATCCTGATACAGGCCAACCGGTAACCAATATTAAAATCCCTTTCTGGGAGAAATTGCTGGATATTGCCTCTCGGTGTTATGAAATAACCGGTCTTGCATACCAGGGAGTTGATATTGTTCTGGATAAAAATCAGGGCCCAATGATTCTGGAGCTTAACGCACGCCCGGGACTAAACATTCAAATTGCTAATCAATCCGGTCTATTAAAAAGATTAAAATGGATTGAACAGCACCGCCATGAATTAAATTCAATGGATGATAAAGTTCAGTTTGCCGTGCGTCATTTCAAACAATAA
- a CDS encoding 3-deoxy-7-phosphoheptulonate synthase, protein MKLINDVNVESFFTLTSPEVIRTKLPVPEKTADNVLAGRREIQNILTGEDKRLMVIVGPCSIHDMDAAMEYAQRMKVLREEVKDKISLIMRVYFEKPRTTVGWKGLINDPLLDSSYNMEEGLRRARSLLIDINTLGLPAATEILDPITPQYIADLLSWVAIGARTTESQTHREMASGLSMPVGFKNGTDGNLTSAVNATQAAKAPQHFLGIDPAGKTAVVTTRGNRFGHIVLRGGASPNYDPVSVGKAQARLREKDLLDAVIIDCSHDNSGQKYTGQSFVFKSAVDQRLDDNDRLVGLMLESNLFEGNQKCKCNGDADNLKYGVSITDECISWETTEKLIHYAFDKLSA, encoded by the coding sequence ATGAAACTGATTAACGATGTAAATGTAGAGTCATTTTTTACCTTAACCTCCCCGGAAGTCATACGAACAAAACTGCCTGTACCCGAAAAAACGGCTGACAATGTACTTGCCGGCCGCCGGGAGATCCAGAACATCCTGACCGGAGAAGACAAGCGGCTGATGGTCATTGTAGGCCCCTGCTCCATCCATGACATGGATGCAGCCATGGAGTATGCCCAGAGGATGAAGGTCCTGCGCGAAGAGGTAAAAGATAAAATCAGCCTTATTATGCGGGTATATTTTGAAAAGCCCAGGACCACCGTGGGCTGGAAAGGACTGATCAATGATCCCCTCCTGGATTCATCCTATAATATGGAAGAAGGTCTTCGAAGGGCCAGATCCCTGTTGATCGACATCAATACATTAGGCCTACCCGCGGCCACGGAAATTTTAGATCCCATCACCCCCCAGTACATTGCCGACCTTTTAAGCTGGGTGGCCATTGGTGCACGCACCACAGAGTCCCAGACCCACCGGGAAATGGCCTCGGGATTGTCCATGCCCGTGGGATTCAAGAACGGTACCGACGGCAACCTGACGTCTGCTGTCAATGCCACCCAGGCCGCAAAAGCACCCCAACATTTTCTGGGTATTGATCCGGCCGGCAAAACAGCCGTTGTCACCACCCGGGGGAACCGCTTCGGCCACATTGTCCTGCGCGGCGGGGCCTCCCCCAACTACGATCCCGTGTCCGTGGGAAAAGCCCAAGCCCGGCTCAGGGAAAAGGACCTGTTAGATGCAGTGATCATTGACTGTTCCCATGACAACTCCGGCCAAAAATACACAGGCCAGTCCTTTGTATTTAAAAGCGCCGTGGATCAAAGACTTGATGACAATGACAGGCTTGTAGGCCTGATGCTGGAAAGCAACCTGTTTGAAGGCAATCAGAAGTGCAAGTGCAATGGGGATGCAGATAACCTTAAGTACGGGGTCTCCATCACAGATGAATGCATCTCATGGGAAACCACGGAAAAACTTATCCATTACGCATTTGACAAGCTATCTGCTTAG
- a CDS encoding response regulator encodes MKQAVFVSRDKAQFKELEQMLEQHSIEIKWCATGKELLSLMTNTPKGQWIDLVIMEENLPDMNAKALVEAVTTQSPMTNCAISGTMDKKQFHDVYEGYGVLMQLSVQPEQDDARNLEDQLKKIRLLG; translated from the coding sequence ATGAAACAGGCGGTATTTGTAAGCAGGGACAAAGCTCAGTTTAAGGAACTTGAACAGATGTTGGAACAACACAGCATTGAAATCAAATGGTGCGCAACCGGCAAAGAACTTTTATCCCTGATGACCAATACCCCTAAAGGGCAGTGGATTGATCTGGTAATTATGGAAGAAAACCTGCCGGACATGAATGCCAAAGCCCTGGTGGAGGCCGTCACCACTCAGAGCCCCATGACCAATTGTGCGATTTCCGGGACCATGGATAAAAAGCAGTTCCATGATGTCTATGAAGGATACGGCGTGCTGATGCAGCTGTCTGTTCAACCGGAACAGGATGATGCCAGAAACCTGGAAGACCAATTAAAAAAGATCAGGTTGCTGGGGTAA
- a CDS encoding P-loop NTPase, protein MIISIASGKGGTGKTTVATNLCASLDADLMLLDCDVEEPNAHLFLNPNFTGKEKVNAPVPKVDLSLCTYCKKCMEICRYGAIAVAGETVITFPELCHSCGGCTVVCPEKAITEIDRFIGTVETGSLNLPKTPSFGRGLLDIGQVMAPPVIRQVRKLEKEKNLTIIDAPPGTSCPVIASMKGTDFVVLVTEPTPFGLHDLTLAVEAVKLLDIPCGLVINRAGIGNDDVKKYAQNENIPVLLEIPFDKQIASAYSKGELLVQALPEYKDIFKRLYTSIEAIVNRKGDA, encoded by the coding sequence ATGATTATCAGCATAGCAAGCGGTAAAGGCGGCACAGGCAAAACCACTGTAGCCACCAATCTTTGCGCAAGCCTTGATGCAGACCTCATGCTTCTAGACTGCGATGTGGAAGAACCCAATGCCCATCTTTTTCTGAATCCAAACTTCACTGGAAAAGAAAAGGTCAATGCCCCTGTACCTAAAGTGGACTTGAGCCTTTGCACCTATTGCAAAAAATGCATGGAGATCTGCCGGTACGGCGCAATTGCGGTGGCCGGGGAAACGGTAATTACCTTTCCGGAACTCTGCCACTCTTGTGGTGGCTGCACGGTTGTCTGTCCGGAAAAAGCCATCACTGAAATAGACCGGTTCATCGGCACGGTGGAAACAGGCAGCCTGAACCTTCCCAAAACCCCGTCATTCGGCCGGGGGCTTCTGGATATCGGCCAAGTTATGGCACCACCGGTCATCAGACAGGTTCGGAAACTTGAAAAAGAAAAAAATCTCACCATTATAGATGCCCCGCCGGGCACCTCCTGTCCCGTGATTGCCTCCATGAAAGGAACGGATTTTGTGGTTCTGGTCACCGAGCCCACGCCCTTTGGCCTGCATGATCTGACCCTGGCCGTGGAAGCGGTCAAATTGTTAGACATTCCCTGTGGTCTTGTGATCAACCGGGCAGGTATTGGCAATGATGATGTTAAAAAATATGCCCAGAATGAAAACATACCGGTTTTACTTGAAATTCCCTTTGACAAGCAAATTGCTTCTGCCTACTCAAAGGGCGAACTGCTTGTCCAGGCTTTGCCTGAATACAAAGATATTTTTAAACGTCTGTACACATCCATTGAAGCGATTGTGAACCGGAAAGGGGATGCCTGA
- a CDS encoding ATP-binding protein → MKELVILSGKGGTGKTSLTAAFASLAENMMLCDADVDAADLHLIMDPDIQETHDFAGGYEAKIIPDACTGCGLCMELCRFDAVKPVQGAEIFYIDGLDCEGCGVCADLCPESAITFEEKICGQWFASKTRFGDMIHARLGIAEDNSGRLVALVRDEARKRVIANRIDLLLTDGPPGIGCPVIASIGHANAVLIVTEPTVSGIHDMERVAQLAAHFKMPAMVCINKYDLNPDQAQAIEAIAEKRNMVFVGKLPFDPAFTKAMVQGKSIMETHADSPAATQIKQIWNRVMAHPAMKMDRLC, encoded by the coding sequence ATGAAAGAACTTGTGATTTTAAGCGGCAAAGGCGGAACCGGAAAAACCAGTTTAACAGCAGCATTTGCAAGCCTTGCCGAAAATATGATGCTTTGTGACGCAGACGTGGATGCAGCAGACCTGCACCTTATTATGGACCCGGACATTCAAGAAACCCATGATTTTGCAGGCGGCTATGAGGCAAAAATTATCCCTGACGCCTGCACCGGCTGTGGCCTGTGTATGGAACTTTGCAGGTTTGACGCAGTTAAACCGGTTCAAGGCGCAGAAATCTTTTATATTGACGGCCTTGACTGTGAAGGTTGCGGGGTCTGCGCAGATCTATGTCCTGAATCTGCCATTACCTTTGAAGAAAAAATCTGTGGACAATGGTTTGCGTCGAAAACCCGGTTCGGGGACATGATCCATGCCCGCTTAGGCATTGCAGAAGACAACTCAGGCCGATTGGTGGCCCTGGTCAGAGATGAGGCCAGAAAACGCGTAATTGCGAACCGCATTGACCTCTTGCTCACAGACGGCCCTCCGGGTATTGGATGTCCGGTTATTGCCTCCATCGGGCATGCCAATGCCGTTCTCATCGTCACAGAACCCACGGTTTCAGGCATCCATGATATGGAACGTGTGGCCCAGTTGGCAGCCCATTTTAAAATGCCGGCCATGGTCTGCATCAACAAATACGATTTAAACCCGGATCAGGCCCAAGCCATTGAAGCCATTGCCGAAAAAAGAAATATGGTATTTGTGGGAAAACTCCCCTTTGACCCGGCATTCACAAAGGCCATGGTCCAGGGAAAATCCATCATGGAAACCCATGCTGACAGTCCTGCCGCAACACAAATCAAACAGATCTGGAACCGGGTCATGGCACACCCGGCCATGAAGATGGACAGACTGTGCTGA
- a CDS encoding NifB/NifX family molybdenum-iron cluster-binding protein → MENGRIAIPSNGEGGLSGTRAGHFGHCDVFTFVDVKDGKIEKVSTTANQEHAQGGCMVPVNLLAEHRVNALIVGGIGMRPLMGFRQVGIDVYHDDQRPDIEPVVMDLIADKLEQIRNDQVCGGGAQ, encoded by the coding sequence ATGGAAAACGGTAGAATTGCAATCCCCTCCAACGGTGAAGGAGGACTTTCCGGTACCCGTGCAGGCCATTTCGGACATTGCGACGTATTTACCTTTGTGGATGTCAAGGATGGAAAAATTGAAAAGGTATCCACCACTGCCAACCAGGAGCATGCCCAAGGCGGCTGCATGGTACCTGTAAACCTTCTGGCCGAGCACCGGGTGAATGCCCTGATCGTTGGCGGCATCGGCATGCGGCCGCTCATGGGCTTCCGCCAGGTGGGCATTGATGTGTATCATGATGACCAGCGCCCGGATATTGAGCCTGTGGTCATGGATCTGATTGCCGACAAACTGGAGCAAATCAGGAATGATCAGGTTTGTGGCGGTGGCGCACAATAA
- a CDS encoding NifB/NifX family molybdenum-iron cluster-binding protein, with translation MKIAITSTGKDLDAQVDPRFGRAAYIIVVDTDTLDFEAIDNSENKNAFKGAGITAASSVCDKGAQVLITGFCGPNAFKTLNSAGVKVANDASGTIRDTIEDYKAGKFTFADDANAEGHW, from the coding sequence ATGAAAATAGCTATCACATCAACAGGCAAAGACCTTGATGCCCAGGTGGACCCCAGATTCGGCAGAGCTGCCTACATCATTGTGGTGGACACAGACACCCTGGATTTTGAGGCCATTGACAACTCTGAAAATAAAAACGCCTTTAAAGGTGCCGGCATTACTGCGGCCTCATCGGTCTGTGACAAAGGCGCACAGGTATTGATCACAGGGTTCTGCGGACCCAATGCATTCAAGACCCTTAACAGCGCAGGCGTAAAAGTAGCAAATGACGCCTCAGGCACGATCAGGGATACGATTGAAGACTATAAAGCCGGTAAATTCACATTTGCCGACGACGCAAACGCCGAAGGACACTGGTAG
- a CDS encoding FmdB family zinc ribbon protein produces MPLYDFHCPECNRIVELLMTNRDDQAVCPECGSTRLEKLMVAHSSLSGKSGSSMPGPNDTACCGSRPGEKSGCAGPGSCCGRTF; encoded by the coding sequence ATGCCTTTATATGACTTTCATTGCCCGGAATGCAACCGGATCGTTGAACTGCTTATGACCAACCGGGATGACCAGGCGGTCTGTCCTGAATGTGGCTCTACCCGCCTTGAAAAACTCATGGTAGCCCACTCAAGCCTTTCGGGCAAATCCGGCAGTTCCATGCCCGGTCCCAATGACACAGCGTGCTGTGGCTCCAGGCCCGGTGAAAAAAGCGGATGTGCCGGTCCCGGTTCCTGCTGCGGCAGGACCTTTTAA
- a CDS encoding THUMP domain-containing class I SAM-dependent RNA methyltransferase: protein MQNPSAFEKRIKRRISARPHVFFAVYPPGLGGVCEKEVLQVSQKAREIFSDHYKISDIKVLPGGIEFKTRLKTACLANILMGSSTRILMRLASFKADGFRRLEAQVKAIDWELYLPHQALADIRVTTHKSRLYHSTAIADRIRPIVHDRLCLKDTLRHHDVTGSAGSIPQTLMVRGENDRFELSLDMSGTPLYKRGIKEKIVKAPLRETLAFAILTRLGLSEQDTLVDPMCGSGTFSLEGAMMQCAMPPGAFRSFAFEAWPGFEEKSITHARNKLMAAAWACMDAGALPPIPAQDLDRTAIDHLKQTCTRDKVFQRICPVCDDFFNLKPPPITDNQGVIVLNPPYGIRLDQNDDITTFYKKIGQKLTADFKGWRAGIICPGKKEFLALNLGLSTMPLFHGGLDLYTAIGVIGR from the coding sequence GTGCAAAATCCTTCAGCCTTTGAAAAACGGATAAAACGCCGTATTTCGGCAAGACCCCATGTTTTTTTCGCCGTATATCCGCCGGGCCTTGGCGGCGTTTGTGAAAAAGAGGTGTTACAGGTGTCCCAAAAGGCGAGGGAAATATTTTCAGATCACTATAAAATCAGTGATATCAAGGTCCTCCCCGGGGGGATTGAATTCAAAACCCGGCTGAAAACCGCCTGCCTGGCCAATATTTTGATGGGATCATCCACCCGGATTCTCATGCGTCTTGCATCATTCAAGGCAGACGGTTTCAGGCGGCTTGAAGCACAGGTTAAAGCCATTGACTGGGAATTGTACCTACCGCACCAGGCCCTGGCCGATATCAGGGTCACCACCCACAAGTCGCGCCTGTATCACTCCACAGCCATTGCCGACCGGATCAGGCCCATCGTTCATGACCGGCTATGTTTAAAGGATACGCTCCGGCATCATGACGTCACCGGATCAGCCGGAAGCATTCCCCAGACCTTGATGGTACGCGGGGAGAATGACAGATTTGAACTCTCTTTGGACATGTCCGGCACACCTTTATACAAACGGGGCATTAAAGAAAAAATTGTCAAAGCACCTTTGCGTGAGACCCTCGCTTTTGCCATTCTGACCCGGCTGGGCCTATCTGAACAAGACACGCTTGTCGACCCCATGTGCGGCTCCGGCACCTTCAGCCTAGAAGGTGCCATGATGCAGTGCGCAATGCCCCCAGGGGCATTCAGATCCTTTGCCTTTGAAGCCTGGCCTGGATTTGAGGAAAAAAGTATCACCCATGCCCGTAATAAACTGATGGCAGCTGCCTGGGCATGCATGGACGCCGGAGCGCTGCCCCCCATTCCGGCACAAGATCTGGACCGGACAGCCATTGATCACCTGAAACAGACCTGCACCCGAGACAAGGTGTTCCAGCGCATCTGTCCCGTCTGTGATGATTTTTTTAACCTGAAGCCCCCACCCATTACAGACAACCAGGGTGTGATCGTCTTGAATCCGCCCTATGGCATACGCCTGGATCAAAATGATGACATCACAACCTTTTATAAAAAGATCGGGCAAAAATTGACTGCTGATTTCAAAGGATGGCGGGCAGGAATTATATGCCCGGGCAAAAAAGAATTCCTGGCACTGAACCTGGGCCTGTCAACCATGCCTCTTTTCCATGGCGGACTTGATCTTTATACCGCCATCGGCGTGATCGGTCGATAA
- a CDS encoding alpha/beta hydrolase yields the protein MNNILDHSLIGQRYFFPRKGFFADPFWVEVDGARLACSYHEINPGAKTLVHFHGNGEIVDDWRGDFVTLINQMGCNCLLAELRGYGQSSGQVQLGKMISDVAPTIEALKCKEQDLIFFGRSVGAIFALEAAARFPNAAGLVLESAIADVLERLLLRVHPDELNIDLSTLRNVVDQQLNHQKKIALFKGDVLVLHSVNDGLVDVSHGKRLYDWAPERKTIKLFDQGDHNSIMMLNAEEYFACLENFIRSLD from the coding sequence ATGAATAATATACTTGATCATTCATTAATTGGGCAGCGTTATTTTTTTCCTCGTAAGGGATTTTTTGCTGACCCTTTTTGGGTGGAGGTTGATGGTGCCAGGCTAGCATGCAGCTATCATGAAATTAATCCCGGGGCGAAAACCCTAGTACATTTTCACGGTAATGGTGAGATTGTTGATGACTGGCGAGGTGATTTTGTTACCTTGATTAATCAGATGGGCTGTAATTGTTTGTTGGCAGAACTGCGCGGTTATGGGCAATCCAGTGGTCAAGTACAATTGGGTAAAATGATTAGCGATGTCGCGCCAACTATCGAGGCATTAAAATGCAAAGAGCAGGATTTAATCTTTTTCGGACGTAGTGTTGGTGCGATTTTTGCTCTTGAAGCCGCCGCTCGCTTTCCGAATGCTGCCGGGTTGGTTCTTGAAAGTGCTATTGCCGATGTTCTTGAGCGGTTGTTGTTACGTGTTCACCCGGATGAGCTTAATATTGATTTGTCTACTTTACGCAACGTCGTAGATCAGCAGCTTAATCATCAAAAGAAAATCGCTTTATTTAAAGGCGATGTGCTGGTGCTGCACTCGGTTAATGATGGTTTGGTTGATGTCAGTCACGGTAAGCGGCTTTATGATTGGGCTCCGGAGCGTAAAACCATTAAGCTATTTGATCAAGGCGATCACAACAGCATTATGATGCTTAATGCCGAAGAATATTTTGCTTGTTTGGAGAATTTTATTCGTAGTTTGGACTAA
- a CDS encoding metal-dependent hydrolase: MADFKTHLTVASIGSSIAATMLFAAAVASPQEVLLYFTLGVVGGLLPDIDSDSSLTVRLLFTFIATLISFLVMFKQRADNTVMELFIIWAASFIFIKIFIFSLFTKLTVHRGIIHSIPAAVAFGCIAAIGLNRVFHFNDFVSWMAGGFVFGGSILHLLLDELCGLNFLSLKTKKSSGTAFKFGSLKYIKETIAIYMLIAVLFVAMPSHTYFFSVIFTPQTYEHLEFFPNGKWFSRLYAEIEKTDIIK; the protein is encoded by the coding sequence GTGGCGGATTTTAAAACACATCTCACCGTGGCAAGCATCGGAAGCAGCATTGCGGCTACAATGCTGTTTGCAGCGGCTGTTGCATCTCCCCAGGAAGTACTGCTTTACTTTACTCTGGGAGTGGTGGGCGGCCTGTTGCCGGACATTGATTCAGACAGTTCTTTAACGGTCCGCTTGCTGTTTACATTTATTGCGACATTAATATCGTTTTTAGTCATGTTCAAGCAACGGGCGGATAACACAGTGATGGAGCTGTTTATCATCTGGGCGGCAAGTTTCATTTTTATAAAAATTTTTATTTTTTCTTTGTTTACAAAACTGACAGTACACCGAGGCATTATCCATTCCATACCGGCGGCAGTGGCCTTTGGATGCATAGCGGCAATCGGTCTGAATCGCGTGTTTCATTTCAATGATTTTGTCTCCTGGATGGCCGGGGGGTTTGTTTTTGGCGGTTCGATCTTGCATCTCCTACTTGATGAACTATGCGGCCTCAATTTTTTAAGCCTGAAAACAAAAAAATCTTCAGGCACGGCCTTTAAATTTGGAAGCCTTAAATACATTAAGGAAACCATCGCTATTTATATGCTCATTGCCGTCTTGTTTGTGGCCATGCCCAGTCACACTTATTTTTTTTCGGTAATTTTTACCCCTCAAACCTATGAACACCTAGAATTTTTTCCCAATGGGAAATGGTTCAGCCGGCTGTATGCCGAGATCGAAAAAACAGATATCATAAAATAG